In a genomic window of Oncorhynchus masou masou isolate Uvic2021 chromosome 4, UVic_Omas_1.1, whole genome shotgun sequence:
- the LOC135523623 gene encoding zinc finger and BTB domain-containing protein 45-like: MAAGTETVHYIHLHNSSQSVLEALRTQRREGLFCDVTVRIHDASLRAHACVLAAGSPFFQDKLLLGHSEISVPPLVPAETVKQLVDFMYSGSLVVVQSQALCILTAASILQIKTVIDECTQIISQRKVAAAAAAAASGGGGGGGMTVGVLPKQEERGGGKGRDSGGGCIGGGGGGGGYQSFSNFALGDCGASNMVTGLGGSNLIVNVSESGPGGALGQANPVGLMALADMGSPGALCGSDGLSSGAGGVLMKNSSCTQDMRYKLRDLLAATANGANGGSSGNLSVGCSSGVSSVDSIGRDSIRSNAADLSEELVGMDRYCEGEEMDGHHRGRDLDRDRGAGGHSRKQRQPLRLQVLVGEEVVVKDEGVQEPDGGVFGLEEGRRVEEQEGTQESMATFGQEGVFYDEAGVFSPGAFWPQNEPAQAMSFNPRGRGNKPLSPPTSSQSINNQLLFQYPVSQSQPSASFFVGGPMVIDSMAGTEHSQQALPPTPMTPVLSSCGTPGPSPSSQGSETSFDCTHCGKSLRSRKNYSKHMFIHSGQKPHQCSICWRSFSLRDYLLKHMVVHTGVRAFQCSVCGKRFTQKSSLNVHMRTHRAERTFQCTVCHRAFTHRTLLERHALQHTHHGATQGQGQGQGLQQTPKHSPPALAGPSGMCGSAGMGGTMANMPSHGPPS; encoded by the exons ATGGCTGCGGGCACGGAGACGGTGCACTACATCCACCTGCACAACTCCAGCCAGTCCGTTCTGGAGGCTTTACGGACGCAGCGGCGTGAAGGCCTCTTCTGCGATGTGACGGTGCGCATACACGATGCCTCGCTGCGTGCCCACGCCTGCGTGCTGGCTGCTGGCAGCCCCTTCTTCCAGGACAAGCTGCTGCTGGGCCACTCTGAGATCTCGGTGCCGCCGCTGGTCCCCGCTGAGACGGTGAAGCAGCTGGTGGATTTTATGTACAGCGGCTCGCTAGTGGTGGTGCAGTCACAGGCTCTCTGCATCCTCACCGCCGCCAGCATCCTGCAGATTAAGACGGTCATCGACGAGTGCACCCAGATCATCTCCCAGAGGAAGGTTGCTGCTGCGGCAGCAGCCGCAGCAagtgggggtggaggtggaggggggatGACAGTTGGGGTCCTGCCAAAGCAGGAGGAGCGGGGAGGGGGTAAAGGTAGGGACAGCGGTGGTGGTTgtattggtggtggtggcggtggtgggggTTACCAGAGCTTCTCGAACTTTGCCTTAGGGGACTGTGGAGCGAGCAACATGGTCACAGGACTGGGCGGATCAAACTTGATTGTTAATGTTAGTGAGAGTGGCCCAGGAGGCGCCCTTGGGCAGGCTAACCCAGTGGGGCTGATGGCTCTAGCTGACATGGGCAGCCCCGGGGCCCTCTGTGGGTCTGACGGGCTGAGCTCAGGGGCCGGCGGAGTCCTCATGAAGAACTCAAGTTGCACTCAGGATATGAGGTACAAGCTGAGAGACCTGCTAGCGGCAACCGCTAACGGCGCGAATGGCGGAAGCTCAGGGAATCTCTCGGTCGGCTGCAGCTCTGGTGTCAGCAGCGTGGACAGCATTGGCCGGGACAGTATCCGCAGCAATGCGGCTGACCTCTCGGAGGAACTTGTGGGGATGGACAGATACTgcgagggggaggagatggatggacatcacagagggagagacttggacagggacagaggggcagGAGGACACAGCCGCAAGCAGAGGCAGCCACTCAGGCTTCAG GTTCTTGTAGGAGAGGAAGTGGTGGTGAAGGATGAAGGAGTGCAGGAGCCGGATGGAGGGGTCTTCGGCTTGGAGGAGGGAAGACGAGTTGAAGAGCAGGAGGGCACACAGGAATCCATGGCAACCTTCGGCCAG GAGGGTGTATTCTATGATGAGGCTGGAGTTTTCTCCCCTGGGGCTTTCTGGCCCCAGAACGAGCCGGCTCAGGCCATGTCCTTCAACCCCAGAGGAAGAGGAAACAAgccactgtctccccctacctcctcACAGtccatcaacaaccag CTACTTTTTCAGTACCCAGTCAGCCAATCACAGCCATCAGCCTCATTCTTTGTGGGCGGGCCGATGGTTATTGACAGCATGGCAGGAACGGAGCACAGCCAACAGGCTCTGCCCCCGACACCAATGACCCCTGTTCTGTCATCCTGTGGCACGCCAGGCCCCTCACCTTCCTCCCAGGGATCTGAGACGTCCTTCGACTGCACTCACTGTGGGAAATCGTTACGTTCCAGGAAGAACTACAGCAAGCACATGTTCATACACTCCG GTCAAAAGCCTCATCAGTGCAGCATCTGCTGGCGCTCCTTCTCCCTGCGCGACTACCTCCTCAAGCACATGGTGGTGCACACGGGCGTGCGCGCCTTCCAGTGCTCTGTGTGCGGCAAGCGCTTCACACAGAAGAGCTCACTCAATGTGCACATGCGCACGCACCGGGCCGAGCGCACCTTCCAGTGCACCGTGTGCCACCGGGCATTCACCCACCGCACCCTGCTGGAGCGCCACGCCCTGCAACACACCCACCATGGGGCCACCCAGGGCCAAGGGCAAGGACAGGGCCTCCAGCAGACACCTAAACACAGCCCTCCAGCCCTGGCAGGGCCCTCGGGCATGTGCGGCTCAGCTGGGATGGGCGGCACCATGGCCAACATGCCCAGCCACGGGCCGCCAtcctag